One window of the Gammaproteobacteria bacterium genome contains the following:
- a CDS encoding heavy metal translocating P-type ATPase, whose translation MKQLQLGVEGMTCASCTARVERALSKLPGVTEASVNLATERASISYDPAVQEPGRIVQAVTDAGYTPIVAEYEVGVEGMTCASCTARVERALNKLPGVLEAGVNLTTERATVRYLPASVSPDEVIAAIEETGYATYRLDAGPDGSGEEREAEVRAATRQAMRRDVGLATALTAPVMLISMGGMLIPAIDQGLRALAPIAVWDWVQAILTTIVLFGPGRRFFRPGWIAYRHLSPDMNSLVMTGTGAAWLFSMLVLLWPGLFPTEARHLYFESAAVIVTVILFGKFLEETAKGRTSAAIKKLIGLQAKTARILREGQEQEVAIAQVRQGDVVVVRPGERLPVDGEVTEGESYVDESMLTGEPVPILKRVGDKAVGGTVNQHGLLQIKATQVGTQTVLAQIIRLVERAQGSKLPIQGLADRVVNVFTPIVIVIALISFFAWLSFGPEPAITLALVSAVAVLIVACPCAMGLATPAAIMVGSGRAAELGVLYRKGEALETLSHVDTVVFDKTGTLTEGRPRLTDLEALDGDRATALAFAAAVEVGSEHPIARAIVQAAKTEGVPSWPVTEFSAVPGYGVQARVDGHQVQLGADRFMTREGISLQSVSERVTALSDQGKTPMYLAVDGQLRAILAVADPLKREAAAVIAALKQRNLHVGMITGDNRRTAAAIAALAGIETVQAEVLPEGKATAVIALQQQGRKVAFVGDGINDAPALAQAEVGIAVGSGTDIAIEAADVTLTRGDLSGVVTALQVAQRTMSTIRGNLFWAFFYNILLIPLATGMFYPWTGWHLNPMVAGVAMGLSSVFVLSNSLRLRRLRAVAYGTQTPSDGTPLHSGQQASEVRTAHGTR comes from the coding sequence ATGAAGCAACTGCAGTTGGGTGTTGAAGGGATGACCTGCGCCTCCTGTACGGCGCGCGTCGAGCGGGCCCTGTCAAAGCTGCCCGGCGTGACTGAGGCGAGCGTCAATCTTGCCACCGAGCGCGCCAGTATCAGTTACGACCCGGCCGTGCAGGAGCCGGGGCGCATCGTGCAGGCCGTGACTGACGCCGGGTACACGCCGATCGTGGCGGAATACGAGGTCGGGGTCGAAGGCATGACCTGCGCCTCCTGCACGGCACGCGTGGAGCGGGCACTCAACAAGTTGCCGGGTGTGCTCGAGGCCGGTGTCAATCTGACCACGGAACGGGCGACGGTACGCTATCTGCCCGCCAGCGTGAGTCCCGATGAAGTGATCGCCGCCATCGAAGAGACCGGCTATGCCACCTACCGGCTGGATGCCGGCCCGGATGGGTCCGGGGAGGAACGCGAGGCCGAGGTGCGCGCCGCGACACGGCAGGCGATGCGGCGTGATGTCGGACTGGCCACCGCGCTGACTGCACCGGTCATGCTGATCTCGATGGGTGGAATGCTCATCCCGGCGATCGACCAGGGCCTGCGCGCACTCGCACCGATCGCGGTCTGGGACTGGGTGCAGGCGATCCTGACCACCATAGTGCTGTTCGGGCCGGGGCGGCGGTTTTTCCGTCCGGGCTGGATCGCCTACCGGCATCTCTCACCCGACATGAACAGCCTGGTCATGACCGGCACCGGTGCCGCGTGGTTATTCAGCATGCTGGTGCTGCTGTGGCCCGGCCTGTTTCCGACGGAGGCCCGCCATCTCTATTTCGAGTCGGCCGCGGTCATCGTCACCGTCATTCTGTTCGGCAAATTCCTGGAGGAGACGGCGAAGGGACGCACGTCCGCAGCGATCAAAAAGCTGATCGGCCTGCAGGCCAAGACCGCCCGGATACTGCGTGAAGGTCAGGAGCAGGAGGTGGCGATCGCACAGGTGCGTCAGGGCGATGTCGTGGTGGTCCGCCCGGGTGAGCGTCTGCCGGTCGACGGCGAGGTGACCGAGGGCGAGAGCTATGTCGACGAATCCATGCTCACGGGCGAGCCGGTGCCGATTCTCAAGCGGGTCGGTGACAAGGCGGTCGGTGGCACGGTGAATCAGCACGGGCTATTGCAGATCAAGGCGACTCAGGTGGGCACACAGACCGTGCTGGCGCAGATCATTCGCCTGGTCGAACGTGCCCAGGGCTCCAAACTGCCGATCCAGGGCCTGGCCGACCGGGTGGTGAACGTGTTCACGCCGATCGTGATTGTCATCGCCCTCATCAGTTTCTTTGCCTGGCTGTCATTCGGTCCGGAGCCGGCGATCACGCTGGCCCTGGTCAGTGCCGTGGCGGTACTGATCGTGGCCTGCCCCTGCGCGATGGGTCTGGCCACACCGGCGGCGATCATGGTCGGCAGCGGTCGGGCCGCCGAATTGGGCGTGCTGTATCGCAAGGGCGAGGCGTTGGAGACGCTCTCCCACGTGGATACTGTCGTATTCGACAAGACCGGCACCCTCACCGAAGGCCGTCCCCGCCTGACCGATCTCGAGGCGCTGGACGGTGACCGCGCCACCGCACTGGCGTTTGCGGCGGCGGTGGAAGTGGGCAGTGAGCACCCGATCGCCCGCGCCATCGTGCAGGCAGCCAAAACGGAGGGTGTGCCATCGTGGCCGGTGACTGAATTCAGTGCCGTACCGGGTTACGGTGTCCAGGCCCGTGTGGATGGCCACCAGGTACAGCTTGGCGCCGATCGCTTCATGACCCGTGAAGGCATTTCTCTGCAGTCGGTGTCAGAGCGGGTCACCGCGCTATCCGATCAGGGTAAGACGCCCATGTATCTGGCGGTGGACGGTCAGCTGCGTGCCATACTCGCCGTGGCAGATCCCCTGAAACGCGAAGCAGCAGCGGTGATCGCTGCACTCAAGCAGCGGAATCTGCACGTGGGCATGATCACTGGTGACAATCGTCGCACAGCCGCCGCGATTGCCGCCCTCGCCGGGATCGAGACGGTGCAGGCGGAGGTCCTGCCCGAAGGCAAGGCCACCGCAGTGATCGCGCTGCAGCAGCAAGGGCGCAAGGTCGCCTTCGTGGGTGACGGCATCAACGATGCGCCAGCCCTGGCGCAGGCCGAAGTCGGCATCGCCGTCGGCTCCGGCACCGATATCGCCATCGAGGCAGCGGACGTCACGTTGACGCGCGGTGATCTGTCCGGTGTGGTGACCGCATTGCAGGTCGCGCAGCGCACCATGAGCACGATCCGCGGCAATCTGTTCTGGGCGTTCTTCTATAATATTCTATTGATTCCATTGGCCACCGGTATGTTCTATCCCTGGACCGGCTGGCATTTGAATCCCATGGTGGCCGGCGTGGCGATGGGCCTGTCCAGTGTCTTCGTGCTCAGCAACAGTCTGCGCCTCAGGCGCCTGCGGGCGGTCGCCTACGGCACGCAAACACCCTCCGACGGCACCCCCCTGCACAGCGGCCAGCAGGCCAGCGAAGTGCGCACGGCCCACGGCACGCGGTAA
- a CDS encoding heavy metal-responsive transcriptional regulator has translation MQTLTVGKLARQTGVAVETLRYYERRGLLPEAERTASGYRLFRADAVRRLRFIRRAQALGFSLDEIAELLSLSDDPGKSAAEVKRLTQSKIADIDVRIRDLQRMKRGLSKLDRRCSGHGSTEECPILAALADNAA, from the coding sequence ATGCAGACCTTGACCGTGGGCAAGTTGGCCAGACAAACCGGTGTGGCGGTGGAGACCTTGCGTTATTACGAACGGCGCGGGTTGTTGCCCGAAGCCGAGCGTACGGCATCCGGCTACCGTTTGTTCCGTGCAGATGCGGTACGGCGCCTGCGCTTCATCCGGCGCGCACAGGCCCTGGGTTTCTCACTCGATGAGATCGCCGAACTGCTGTCGCTCAGTGATGACCCGGGCAAATCGGCGGCCGAGGTGAAGCGGCTGACCCAAAGCAAGATTGCCGATATCGATGTGCGTATCCGTGACCTGCAGCGTATGAAACGTGGGTTGTCGAAGCTCGACCGGCGTTGTTCCGGCCACGGTTCAACCGAAGAGTGTCCGATTCTCGCGGCGCTGGCAGACAACGCGGCCTGA
- a CDS encoding PilZ domain-containing protein, with the protein MEHRWGSRRHAEIVVLVDLGQNVLERGVILDVSASGLRVRMPAGLELMPHSMMTVLHVERGPERPHRVRPIEALVVRQSGHDVGVTYAEFNPPEASALLHLAEAGSALSARVPAAPGTGAARRVGA; encoded by the coding sequence ATGGAACACCGTTGGGGAAGCCGCAGACATGCCGAGATCGTAGTGCTGGTCGATCTGGGTCAGAACGTGTTGGAACGTGGCGTCATTCTCGATGTCAGTGCCAGCGGTCTGCGGGTACGCATGCCAGCCGGCCTCGAGCTGATGCCGCATTCGATGATGACAGTCCTGCACGTGGAGCGCGGTCCCGAACGACCGCATCGGGTGCGCCCCATCGAAGCACTGGTGGTGCGGCAATCGGGCCACGACGTCGGCGTGACCTATGCCGAGTTCAATCCCCCTGAAGCCTCTGCGCTGCTGCATCTGGCGGAGGCCGGGTCGGCCCTGTCGGCACGGGTTCCGGCGGCGCCAGGCACTGGTGCTGCGCGCCGGGTCGGGGCCTGA
- the rpoS gene encoding RNA polymerase sigma factor RpoS — protein sequence MRATTHATTAPRRGRAAAAHPAFEIGNAATPFDDDEVRETGNTASTNRRTGSVPAVDAQWDATRLYLNEVGTSPLLSAAEEVHYGRLVRQGDASARRRMIESNLRLVVKVARRYLNRGLPFLDLIEEGNLGLMHAVEKFDPERGFRFSTYAVWWIRQNIDRAIMNQSRTIRLPVHIAKAINTCLRAQRTLTQHHGFEPSIEEIAAHLNKPQDEVRQMLALREVTASVDDTHGHDSDKSLFDCIPDENSSDPLELLADDDLHKQMEGWLGQLNSRQRTMLERRFGLNGRKVATLEQIGAEIGLTRERVRQIQLEALKRLREILEDEGVSVETLFA from the coding sequence ATGAGAGCAACCACCCACGCAACTACAGCCCCCCGCCGGGGCCGCGCAGCAGCGGCCCACCCGGCCTTCGAGATCGGCAACGCAGCCACACCGTTTGACGACGATGAGGTGCGTGAAACCGGGAATACGGCATCAACAAACCGTCGCACCGGCAGCGTCCCTGCCGTCGATGCCCAGTGGGACGCCACCCGTCTGTACCTGAACGAGGTCGGCACGTCACCCCTGCTGAGCGCCGCAGAAGAGGTCCATTACGGCCGGCTGGTACGGCAGGGCGACGCGTCCGCCCGCCGGCGCATGATCGAAAGCAATCTGCGCCTGGTCGTCAAGGTCGCCCGCCGCTACCTGAACCGCGGCCTCCCTTTCCTCGATCTGATCGAGGAAGGCAATCTCGGTCTGATGCATGCCGTCGAGAAATTCGACCCCGAGCGCGGTTTCCGCTTTTCCACTTATGCCGTGTGGTGGATACGCCAGAACATCGATCGGGCCATCATGAACCAGTCCCGCACCATCCGTCTGCCGGTCCACATCGCCAAGGCGATCAATACCTGTCTGCGTGCCCAACGGACCCTGACACAACACCATGGTTTTGAGCCGAGCATCGAGGAGATCGCGGCACACCTGAACAAGCCGCAGGATGAGGTCAGACAGATGCTGGCGCTGCGTGAGGTGACCGCCTCGGTGGACGACACTCACGGTCATGATTCCGACAAATCACTGTTCGACTGCATCCCCGACGAGAACAGCAGCGACCCGCTGGAGCTGCTTGCTGACGATGATCTGCACAAGCAGATGGAAGGCTGGCTCGGCCAGTTGAACAGCAGGCAGCGGACCATGCTGGAGCGGCGCTTTGGCCTGAATGGCCGCAAGGTCGCTACCCTCGAGCAGATCGGTGCGGAGATCGGCCTGACGCGTGAACGCGTGCGTCAGATCCAGCTGGAGGCCCTGAAGCGATTACGGGAGATCCTCGAAGATGAAGGCGTCTCGGTGGAGACATTGTTTGCGTAG
- a CDS encoding response regulator has product MSATPTVYLVDDDTAVRDALSMLLEVSGFRVERYAGGEAFLAACRDIVHPACLILDVRMPGMNGPALQQELNRCGIHLPIIFLTAHGDIPTSVAAIKAGAMDFLTKPVEGGLLIDRVRAALATAARQQAQRDESEALRSRYASLTDRERDVLALVVAGHSSKEIARVLRISHRTVETHRTHIMQKMAARSAVDLTTMSQALGLLDTDPARP; this is encoded by the coding sequence ATGAGCGCGACACCCACCGTCTATCTGGTCGATGACGACACCGCCGTACGCGATGCGCTGTCCATGCTGCTGGAGGTCTCGGGCTTCCGTGTGGAGCGTTACGCCGGCGGTGAAGCCTTCCTGGCGGCCTGCAGGGACATCGTCCATCCGGCCTGTCTGATCCTGGACGTGCGCATGCCGGGCATGAACGGGCCGGCCCTGCAGCAGGAGTTGAACCGGTGCGGCATCCACCTGCCGATCATCTTCCTGACCGCCCATGGCGACATCCCCACCAGTGTGGCGGCGATCAAGGCCGGGGCAATGGATTTTCTGACCAAGCCGGTCGAGGGCGGGCTGCTGATCGACCGCGTCCGGGCCGCCCTGGCGACCGCCGCCCGGCAGCAGGCGCAGCGCGACGAGTCCGAGGCGCTGCGGTCGCGGTATGCCTCGCTCACGGACCGTGAACGGGATGTGCTCGCGCTGGTGGTCGCCGGGCACAGCAGCAAGGAGATCGCCCGGGTGCTTCGCATCAGCCACCGCACCGTAGAGACCCACCGCACGCACATCATGCAGAAGATGGCGGCCCGCTCGGCCGTCGATCTGACCACCATGAGCCAGGCCCTGGGCCTGCTCGACACCGATCCCGCACGCCCCTAA
- a CDS encoding response regulator produces the protein MTGTPIQLLIIEDDRVDRMACRRELTLQTDVEYHFSEADTGREGLRLARRLQPDCILLDYQLPDLSGTEVLVGLATDAGKIPVPVIMLTGADRASLAVESLRLGAHDYLVKDTERQYLKLLPTVIERALRERRLRTEKREAEERLQAVANGFPGLLSYVDRSERLRYTNQRYAEWFGLTSEVLYGMTLKEFLGESYAATHSDIQAVLAGEPREFDRTFSVNCEQRKLHVRYLPHIGRQGGVLGFYVIALDITEQKRAEKELQRRRSEMERLMHLNTASQTAAAIAHELNQPLNAVAAYTEASLRMLHDGADMAKVQHALGQSVRQVQRAGNVMRELLAFLHRGEVATESLDLNTTIRDAVVQCEAIDCLNGQPLRLMLATDLPRVRASRVQTEKVVMNLLQNAGDILCTKDGSDATITIHTLINAEGQVQTTIEDTGPGLPPAVLSRIFDPFFTTKSDGLGMGLALSRTLIEAQGGRLWAESPGTGARFSFILPADES, from the coding sequence ATGACTGGAACGCCCATCCAGCTGCTGATCATCGAGGACGATCGGGTCGACCGCATGGCCTGCCGGCGTGAGCTGACACTGCAGACGGACGTCGAGTACCACTTCAGTGAGGCGGACACCGGCCGCGAGGGGTTGCGGCTGGCGCGGCGGCTGCAGCCGGACTGCATCCTGCTCGATTACCAGCTACCGGATCTGAGCGGTACCGAAGTATTGGTCGGCCTGGCCACGGACGCAGGCAAGATTCCGGTGCCGGTGATCATGCTGACCGGCGCGGACCGGGCCAGCCTGGCGGTCGAGAGCCTGCGCCTGGGTGCGCACGACTATCTGGTCAAGGATACCGAACGCCAGTACCTGAAACTCCTGCCGACCGTGATCGAGCGCGCCCTGCGCGAACGGCGGCTGCGTACCGAAAAGCGCGAGGCCGAAGAACGGCTGCAGGCAGTGGCCAACGGTTTTCCCGGCCTGCTGAGCTATGTCGACCGGTCGGAGCGCCTCCGCTACACCAACCAGCGTTATGCCGAATGGTTCGGGCTGACGTCCGAGGTATTGTATGGCATGACCCTGAAGGAATTCCTCGGCGAGAGCTACGCCGCGACCCACTCCGATATCCAGGCAGTGCTCGCCGGAGAACCCCGTGAATTCGACCGCACCTTCAGCGTCAACTGCGAGCAGCGAAAGCTGCATGTGCGCTACCTGCCACATATCGGGCGACAGGGCGGAGTACTGGGTTTCTATGTGATCGCGCTGGACATCACCGAGCAGAAACGTGCAGAGAAGGAACTGCAGCGGCGCCGCAGCGAGATGGAGCGCCTCATGCATCTGAACACGGCCAGCCAGACCGCCGCGGCCATCGCGCATGAACTCAACCAGCCGCTGAACGCCGTGGCCGCGTATACCGAGGCATCGTTGCGGATGCTGCACGATGGCGCAGACATGGCCAAGGTGCAGCATGCCCTCGGGCAGAGCGTCAGGCAGGTCCAGCGCGCCGGCAACGTCATGCGCGAGCTGCTCGCCTTCCTCCACCGCGGCGAAGTCGCCACCGAATCACTGGACCTCAATACCACCATCCGGGATGCCGTGGTGCAGTGCGAGGCCATCGACTGCCTCAACGGCCAGCCTCTGCGGCTGATGCTGGCGACGGACCTGCCGCGTGTGCGGGCCAGCCGTGTACAGACGGAGAAGGTCGTGATGAACCTGCTGCAGAACGCCGGCGATATCCTGTGCACAAAGGATGGCAGTGATGCCACGATAACCATCCATACCCTCATCAACGCCGAGGGTCAGGTGCAGACCACCATCGAGGACACCGGCCCCGGCCTCCCTCCAGCGGTACTGAGCCGGATCTTCGACCCCTTCTTTACCACCAAATCCGATGGACTGGGGATGGGACTCGCTCTCAGCCGCACCCTGATCGAGGCGCAGGGCGGGCGACTCTGGGCCGAGTCGCCCGGGACCGGTGCCCGCTTCAGCTTCATCCTGCCGGCGGACGAATCATGA
- a CDS encoding response regulator encodes MRKTARPILLIEDDQVDVMTVQRALKELHVTNRLDVAENGQQALHRLKAADIERPCLILLDLNMPIMNGIEFLRVAKNDPELRRIPVVVLTTSEEQRDKIESFDLGVAGYMCKPVDYRQFVETIRSIDTYWTLSELPE; translated from the coding sequence ATGAGAAAGACCGCACGCCCCATTCTGCTGATCGAGGATGATCAGGTCGATGTCATGACCGTGCAGCGCGCCCTCAAGGAGCTGCACGTCACCAACCGTCTGGACGTCGCGGAGAACGGCCAGCAGGCGCTGCACAGGCTGAAGGCGGCGGACATCGAGCGGCCGTGCCTGATCCTGCTGGACCTCAACATGCCCATCATGAACGGCATCGAGTTCCTGCGGGTCGCGAAGAACGACCCCGAGCTGAGGCGCATCCCGGTGGTGGTCCTGACCACGTCCGAGGAGCAGCGCGACAAGATAGAGAGTTTCGATCTGGGCGTGGCCGGTTATATGTGCAAGCCGGTCGACTACCGTCAGTTCGTCGAGACCATCCGCTCCATCGACACCTACTGGACCCTGAGCGAACTACCCGAATGA
- a CDS encoding HAMP domain-containing protein, with the protein MRDSPLFRHVAARAHEGTAELTDTGAVQRLYGFLPIRHTERDLDAYVAVGIPTAIAYRDADRLLWRNVIILTLAAALTIAMAWLGADMFVLRQVRTLVAASHRLAGGELGARTGLRHGPGEFGTLARAFDEMAASLERADRARGAAEAELRHLNAELEHRVQARTAELQKANVALKTVNTELASFAYVVSHDLKAPLRSIGSLADWLSTDYAEQLDGQGQEFLRLLRQRVRRLDGLIDGILEYSRIGRVRETIVPVHLQQLVEDVVDALHPPENIRVTIENPLPTVEAEPTRMQQLFQNLIANAITYLDKPEGDIRVGCTAAGGMWKFHITDNGPGIDPAQYDKVFQLFQTLQPRDRVESTGVGLAIVKKIVDLFGGRVWVESTPDTGSTFFFTLPMEHAHQATGEVNDEKDRTPHSADRG; encoded by the coding sequence ATGCGGGATTCGCCGCTGTTCCGCCACGTTGCCGCGCGCGCCCACGAGGGTACCGCGGAACTGACCGACACCGGCGCCGTGCAGCGCCTGTATGGGTTTCTGCCGATCCGGCACACAGAGCGCGACCTGGACGCCTATGTGGCCGTCGGCATCCCCACGGCCATCGCCTATCGTGATGCGGACCGTCTGCTGTGGCGCAATGTGATCATCCTGACCCTGGCTGCGGCCCTGACCATCGCCATGGCCTGGCTGGGCGCCGACATGTTCGTGCTGCGCCAGGTCCGCACCCTGGTCGCCGCGTCGCACCGCTTGGCCGGCGGCGAACTCGGCGCCCGGACCGGGCTGCGACACGGCCCCGGCGAGTTCGGTACACTCGCGCGGGCCTTCGACGAGATGGCGGCCAGTCTCGAGCGCGCCGACCGGGCGCGCGGCGCTGCCGAGGCCGAACTGCGCCATCTCAACGCCGAGCTCGAACACCGTGTCCAGGCCCGCACGGCGGAGCTGCAGAAGGCCAATGTCGCCCTCAAGACCGTCAATACGGAACTGGCCAGCTTCGCCTATGTCGTATCACACGACCTCAAGGCGCCGTTGCGCAGCATCGGCTCACTCGCAGACTGGCTGTCGACGGATTACGCCGAGCAACTCGACGGTCAGGGGCAGGAGTTTCTCCGGCTCCTGAGACAGCGGGTGCGCCGCCTGGATGGGCTGATCGACGGCATCCTCGAGTATTCACGCATCGGGCGGGTGCGCGAGACCATCGTACCGGTACACCTGCAGCAACTGGTGGAGGACGTCGTGGATGCCCTCCACCCGCCGGAGAACATCCGTGTAACCATCGAGAATCCGCTGCCGACCGTAGAGGCCGAACCCACGCGCATGCAGCAGCTGTTCCAGAACCTGATCGCCAACGCCATCACCTATCTGGACAAGCCGGAGGGCGACATCCGCGTCGGCTGCACCGCCGCCGGCGGGATGTGGAAATTCCACATCACCGACAATGGGCCGGGCATCGATCCCGCCCAGTACGACAAGGTATTCCAGCTCTTCCAGACACTGCAGCCGCGCGACCGGGTCGAGAGCACCGGCGTCGGCCTGGCGATCGTGAAGAAGATCGTCGACCTGTTCGGTGGGCGGGTCTGGGTGGAATCCACGCCGGACACGGGCAGCACTTTCTTTTTCACTCTGCCCATGGAACATGCACATCAAGCGACCGGAGAAGTGAACGATGAGAAAGACCGCACGCCCCATTCTGCTGATCGAGGATGA
- a CDS encoding peroxiredoxin gives MSLRINDTVPDFSVDTSQGKIRFHDWIGDSWAILFSHPKDFTPVCTTEFGAVAQLNDEWKARNTKVIGISVDGVEDHMKWIGDIEKFSGADVDFPIIADEDLKVSKLYGMLPAEAYLPDGRTPADSATVRSVYIIGPDKQLKLSMTYPMNVGRNFAEILRALDGLQTAAKENVATPADWNVGEDVIVPTSVSTEDAKKKYGKVKEIFPYLRTAKL, from the coding sequence ATGAGTTTACGCATCAACGATACTGTGCCCGATTTCTCGGTTGATACCAGCCAGGGGAAGATCCGGTTTCACGACTGGATCGGTGACAGCTGGGCGATCCTGTTCAGCCACCCGAAGGATTTCACACCGGTGTGCACCACTGAATTCGGCGCTGTGGCGCAGTTGAACGATGAATGGAAGGCACGCAATACCAAGGTCATCGGTATCTCCGTCGACGGTGTCGAGGATCACATGAAATGGATCGGCGACATCGAGAAATTCAGCGGTGCCGACGTCGATTTCCCGATCATTGCGGACGAAGACCTGAAGGTGTCGAAGCTCTATGGCATGCTTCCAGCCGAGGCCTACCTGCCGGATGGCCGCACCCCGGCCGACAGCGCGACCGTGCGGTCGGTCTACATCATCGGGCCGGATAAGCAGCTGAAACTTTCCATGACCTACCCGATGAACGTGGGCCGCAATTTCGCCGAGATCCTGCGGGCACTGGACGGGCTGCAGACCGCGGCTAAGGAGAATGTCGCCACGCCGGCCGACTGGAACGTCGGCGAAGACGTGATCGTGCCGACGTCCGTTTCGACCGAGGATGCGAAGAAGAAGTACGGCAAGGTAAAGGAGATCTTTCCCTACCTGCGGACAGCGAAACTCTGA
- a CDS encoding VPLPA-CTERM sorting domain-containing protein, with product MRKYICAVVCSLAPLSIHAASLGSLGNFPPPVSDTRVGLTPGSYDDYYTFFAVADTADAIISFSLVPSGTGIFQAGAFSIELYAGVSSPAGSPIASGLSGGGQSSVSFSADLVNNTTYTVRTAFSFGVAGTDVAVDATTQVSPIPVPAAVWLLGSGLLGLVGVAGKKRRH from the coding sequence ATGAGGAAATACATCTGCGCGGTTGTGTGCTCACTCGCCCCACTGTCCATCCATGCCGCATCGCTGGGGAGTCTCGGTAACTTCCCACCACCCGTTTCCGACACACGGGTAGGGCTTACGCCGGGCAGCTACGATGACTATTACACGTTCTTCGCTGTCGCGGATACCGCCGACGCGATCATCAGCTTCAGTCTGGTGCCATCGGGCACCGGGATCTTTCAGGCGGGTGCCTTCTCTATCGAGTTGTATGCGGGGGTTTCATCCCCGGCTGGCTCCCCGATCGCCTCCGGCCTGAGCGGCGGCGGACAGTCAAGTGTCTCCTTTTCAGCAGACTTGGTGAACAATACGACGTACACGGTACGCACCGCTTTCAGCTTCGGCGTGGCGGGAACTGACGTGGCCGTTGATGCGACGACCCAAGTGAGCCCGATACCGGTACCGGCGGCTGTCTGGCTCCTGGGCTCCGGCCTGTTGGGGCTGGTCGGGGTCGCTGGGAAAAAGAGACGTCACTAG